CATCTTCAACTCTTAGCAAAAGCGAAACTCCAGCATCGTAAAAATACTCCCTATCTCTATAAAAATCATCATAATAATATCTTCTACCCCAAAAAGAGTAATAATACGGCTCATAAGAGTAAAACTCCCTTCTTCTAAAGTAGTCTAAATTTCCCTTAATCACAATATTTGCAAGCTTTTCATCGCCTACTATCTCATAACCGCTCTTAGCTAAATACTGCTTAATAGAAGCTGTAAGATTGCTATCAACGCTGCTTGTGTTTGTAAATTTAACATAGGTTTTTTTATCTGTTGGTTTAGTTTCTATAAAAACTGGTTGGCTACTTTTAACAATACCTTGATTTAAATTTAAACTTCTAGAACACCCTGTTAGACTAAGTAAAATAGTAAGAATCAGTATAAGATTTTTCATTTTATATCCTTAAAAATTTAAGGAATCATATCAAAATTTAGTAAATTTTTAAAAGGGGCGAAAGCCCCTTTTATTAGTAGATAGAAAGGGCGTCTGTAAGACCAGCTTCTGCTTTAGAGACAACTCTTTTTCTATACATATTTGATACCTCGGTTGCATCACCTACTAAAAGAGCATTTGTCGCACAAATCGCCGCACACATCGGAACCTTGCCCTCTGCAATACGGTTTTGACCATATTTATGAAGCTCATCGCTTGAAAATGTCTCTTCAGGACCACCTGCACACATAGTACACTTATCCATAGCGCCTTTTGTATTAAACGCACCAGTTCTAGGAAACTGCGGTGCCCCAAATGGACACGCATATAAGCAGTATCCACAGCCTATACAAGTGTCTTTGTCATGTAAAACTACACCATCTTCTCTAATATAGAAGCAATCAACCGGACAAACCTGTGCACAAGGGGCATCAGTGCAGTGCTGACAAGCAATTGTAGTTGACATCTCTTTGCCCTCAACGCCTTCGTTTAGTGTAATAACTTTTCTTCTATTTATACCAACTGGAACTTCGTGAGCTGAAGAGCAAGCTACTTGACAACCAAAACATGATATACATCTACTTGTATCTACATAAAATTTCATTCTTGCCATAACCTACTCCTTACGCTTTTTCTAACCTACATAGACCTGCATTAAACTCAGCTATTTGAGTTACTGGGTCAAATCCATAGTTTGTGATAGTATTTGAACTCTCACCTATTATATAAGGCTTAGTTCCCTCTGGATATCTTGGACTTAAATCCACACCTTGCATAACACCTGCAAAGTTATAAGGCAAACAAATTCTATCAGGAGTTACTGATTCTGAATAGTAGCATTTTACCTTTATCTTTGTGCCTTGAGGAGAGTGAATCCACATAAACTCATTATCTTTAATGCCATATTTTGCGGCAAGTTTAGGGTTTACATGAGCAAACATCTCAGGTGTAATAGCTGCAAGGTACTTGCTTGTTCTTTCTATCATTCCTGCACCACTTAAATTTACAAGTCTCATAGAACTCATTATCGTAGGAAACTCTTTTGACCAGTCTTTTGCTTGCTGCTCACTTATAAACCTAGTTGGAACTCTAAAGTTTCTAGCTTGATCGCCTAAAGCTGGATACTTTTGAACTAAATCCCATCTTGGCGAGTGAATTGGCTCTCTATGTTTTGGAATTTGATCATCAAACTCCCAAACTATAGTTCTAGCTCTTGCGTTACCATAAGGAACAACACCAGCTTCTCTACATTTCTTAGCTATTAGCCCACTATAGTCCATGCTCCAACTTGGTCCCATAACCCTTCTTTCTTCATCAGTTAAGGTTATACCTAAAACACTTTCAATGTTTTCTTTAGTTATTTGTGGATGTCCACCTTTTACCTTTGATCCAGGTAGAGTAATACTCTCATCAGCTAGCTGACTAACACCATTATGCTCTAAACCAAATCTATTTCTAAAGCCCATACCGCCCTCTGCATAAGGTTTTGTTATATCATAAAGATTTGGACTTCCAGGGTGTTTTTCATCCCAACATGGCCATGGTAAACCATAATACTCGCCCTCAACTGGACCGCTACCTAATAAAGTTTCTTTATCAAAATACTCCCAGTTTTGTTGATGTTTTCTTAGTCTTGCAGCAGTTCTTCCGTTATTTCCGATACTTTGAGTAGTTCTGGCAATCTCATCAGTTGCATCATCAGGCCATACAAAGTCATTTTTAACTTGTTTAACTTCGCCATCAACAACATCCATCATCATGC
The sequence above is a segment of the Campylobacter corcagiensis genome. Coding sequences within it:
- the traT gene encoding complement resistance protein TraT translates to MKNLILILTILLSLTGCSRSLNLNQGIVKSSQPVFIETKPTDKKTYVKFTNTSSVDSNLTASIKQYLAKSGYEIVGDEKLANIVIKGNLDYFRRREFYSYEPYYYSFWGRRYYYDDFYRDREYFYDAGVSLLLRVEDEEEKTNLTFQHSRTLYSFGAITEILNYQIYKRILGYLGEDLDEKL
- the fdh3B gene encoding formate dehydrogenase FDH3 subunit beta, with product MARMKFYVDTSRCISCFGCQVACSSAHEVPVGINRRKVITLNEGVEGKEMSTTIACQHCTDAPCAQVCPVDCFYIREDGVVLHDKDTCIGCGYCLYACPFGAPQFPRTGAFNTKGAMDKCTMCAGGPEETFSSDELHKYGQNRIAEGKVPMCAAICATNALLVGDATEVSNMYRKRVVSKAEAGLTDALSIY